The Periplaneta americana isolate PAMFEO1 chromosome 2, P.americana_PAMFEO1_priV1, whole genome shotgun sequence genome has a window encoding:
- the LOC138694804 gene encoding pancreatic triacylglycerol lipase-like: MWRVGCRIWLAVVLVLATVRLSTTGLLDWGRSDRLQVNIPWLPFENETRCYEELGCLNVTRDWYHLIYRPFNVFPLPRQVIDTRFVLYTRKNPTEGQVLKVQNEQTIRKSHFDPKKETKIIIHGFIDTPLSNWVKEMRKELVKHADWNIVVVDWAGGSLPLYTQATANTRLVGLELAYFINYLQANFGLDPASVHMIGHSLGAHTAGYAGERIAGLGRITGLDPAEPYFQGMPSFVRLDPTDARLVDVIHTDGKSIFLLGYGMRQPCGHVDFYPNNGKEQPGCDLTETPLPLTLIRDGIEEASRVLVACNHIRAIKLFIDSINSKCPYVAHRCDNYQHFLQGRCFSCHGSNASECAVMGLRADETLNNAIDNGELTPGGKYFISTGKEFPYCRRHYKVIVDLAKPPRAENWVQGFMRISLHSDTGVIRNLDLTPSGYVKLQHGQSRSFVVTHPTDVGKIRKVEFYWEYDMDVLQPRSLCFFWCNDHLYVSNIQVAEMDVTTRGKRATTDIMSKLCTPGNREYADIASRSSASFYDTCS, translated from the exons TTGAAAACGAAACCCGGTGTTATGAAGAACTGGGTTGTCTGAATGTCACACGGGATTGGTATCACCTCATATACCGACCTTTCAATGTATTTCCTCTACCAAGACAAGTCATTGACACCAGATTCGTACTCTACACAAGGAAAAACCCCACTGAA ggCCAAGTATTGAAAGTGCAGAATGAGCAGACCATCCGAAAATCACACTTTGATCCTAAGAAAGAAACCAAAATTATAATTCACGGATTTATTGACACTCCACTAAGTAACTGGGTTAAG GAAATGAGGAAGGAGCTAGTGAAGCATGCAGATTGGAACATTGTAGTAGTGGACTGGGCAGGTGGCTCCTTGCCTCTTTATACTCAGGCCACAGCCAACACGAGACTTGTTGGTCTGGAACTCGCTTACTTCATCAACTACCTACAG GCAAACTTTGGTTTGGACCCAGCTAGCGTACATATGATAGGTCACAGTCTTGGGGCACATACCGCAGgctatgcaggagagcgcatagcAGGTTTGGGTCGCATAACAGGACTGGATCCTGCAGAACCCTACTTCCAAGGAATGCCGTCCTTCGTCCGTCTAGATCCTACTGACGCAAGACTAGTTGATGTTATTCACACTGATGGAAAATCTATTTTTCTCTTAG GTTACGGAATGAGACAACCGTGCGGCCATGTTGACTTCTACCCAAATAATGGCAAGGAGCAACCGGGCTGTGACCTGACTGAAACACCGCTGCCGCTCACTCTGATACGTGACGGTATTGAAGAAGCGAGTAGAGTGCTGGTGGCATGCAATCATATCCGAGCCATCAAGCTATTCATAGACTCTATAAATTCTAAGTGTCCATATGTGGCCCATCGCTGTGACAACTATCAACACTTCCTGCAG GGCCGTTGTTTCTCGTGCCATGGTAGTAATGCCAGTGAATGTGCAGTGATGGGGCTACGAGCGGATGAAACTCTAAATAATGCCATAGATAATGGCGAACTCACACCTGGCGGAAAATACTTCATTTCAACTGGAAAAGAGTTTCCATACTGTC GTCGCCATTATAAAGTGATAGTAGATCTGGCCAAGCCACCAAGAGCTGAAAATTGGGTTCAGGGGTTCATGAGAATATCACTACACAGCGACACTGGAGTTATTCGAAACCTGGATCTCACCCCGAG TGGTTATGTTAAGCTGCAACATGGACAGTCACGCAGTTTTGTGGTAACACATCCTACTGACGTGGGGAAGATTCGCAAAGTAGAATTCTACTGGGAGTATGACATGGATGTCTTACAGCCCCGTTCTCTCTGCTTTTTCTGGTGCAATGATCATCTCTATGTTTCTAACATTCAAGTCGCAGAGATGGATGTAACAACAAGAGG GAAAAGGGCGACAACAGACATAATGAGCAAACTGTGCACTCCTGGAAATCGCGAATATGCAGACATAGCTTCAAGATCATCTGCATCTTTCTATGATACCTGTTCATAG